One stretch of Streptomyces hygroscopicus DNA includes these proteins:
- a CDS encoding ABC transporter — MFRTALRNVLAHKARLLMTMFAVLLGVAFVVGTLVFTDTVGNAYKERYLTTLRNVSVQATPPFDEKAGEPGTVGEDTLRRLQRLPGVASVTGSVEGAAAVAAKDGHPLGEDDVTMAGNYFPQADGKDNRHPLTAGRAPTGPDEVLVDTSTADQGGYKVGDTVRLAVDGPVLHKKLVGIVRTDDTSGSGGTLVLFDDATAQKLLLKPGHYDAVSLEADRGASEQRLAAEARDLLPENSEINTGAQLRAQQQADAAEGAKGLSQVLLAFAAIALFVGIFVIGNTFTMLVTQRSQEMALMRAVGAERRQVTRSVLIEAALLGLCAGAAGFLLGIGVAMGIRQLFASTGSGFPDGPLVVAPGTVLISFLVGVVVTMLAAYLPARRAAAVPPVAAMSALHTPPPVRSLRRRNAIGVALIVIGVLGVVFTASSGEEGRTTVLFPSVLLLIGIIVVTPALSGPAIALAGPLLRRFGVPGTLAPRNARRNPRRTASTASALMIGLSLVTGLTVVAVSATTSLRQRAENTVTADFEISSRSSGHLPTSVHDTLAKSTAVTSSSPRRESAVRIGGDEVNLTGVDARSIGDLLDPSFVSGSLAALGAGGGKNLLIDTSTADIYGWTMGQRVPVVYGDGSRGTLRIGGIYRSDEFLPATMIPLATLQPHLKKIEDTSVLVHTKDGDGETVRRSLQRALDQNPLIRLRNTDDLAESAGGESITLLLNVLYGLLAMAVVIAVLGVVNTLAMSVFERTREIGMLRAVGLQPEQTKRMIHLESVLISLFGALLGIGAGIFLGWAAGRLASDSIQGYEMVIPWGRIAVALAGAALVGVVAGLWPARRAARLNVLTALKAD; from the coding sequence GTGTTCCGCACCGCCTTGCGCAACGTCCTCGCGCACAAAGCCCGCCTGCTGATGACCATGTTCGCCGTTCTGCTCGGCGTCGCCTTCGTCGTGGGCACCCTCGTCTTCACCGACACCGTCGGCAACGCCTACAAGGAGCGCTACCTCACCACCCTGCGCAATGTCTCGGTCCAGGCCACCCCGCCGTTCGACGAGAAGGCCGGCGAGCCCGGAACCGTGGGGGAGGACACGCTGCGGCGTCTGCAACGGCTGCCCGGCGTGGCGTCCGTGACCGGTTCCGTCGAAGGGGCCGCCGCCGTGGCCGCGAAGGACGGCCACCCGCTCGGCGAGGACGACGTGACCATGGCGGGCAACTACTTCCCCCAGGCCGACGGCAAGGACAACCGCCACCCGCTGACCGCCGGACGCGCTCCCACCGGGCCCGACGAGGTGCTGGTGGACACCAGCACCGCCGACCAGGGCGGCTACAAGGTCGGCGACACCGTCCGGCTGGCCGTCGACGGACCGGTGCTGCACAAGAAACTCGTCGGCATCGTCCGCACCGACGACACCTCCGGCTCCGGCGGCACCTTGGTGCTCTTCGACGACGCCACCGCTCAGAAGCTGCTGCTGAAGCCCGGTCACTACGACGCGGTCTCGCTCGAGGCCGACCGCGGCGCCTCCGAGCAGCGGCTCGCGGCCGAGGCGCGCGACCTGCTGCCCGAGAACTCCGAGATCAACACGGGGGCCCAACTGCGCGCGCAGCAGCAGGCCGATGCCGCCGAGGGGGCCAAAGGGCTCAGCCAGGTGCTGCTCGCCTTCGCGGCCATCGCCCTGTTCGTCGGCATCTTCGTCATCGGCAACACCTTCACCATGCTGGTCACCCAGCGTTCGCAGGAGATGGCCCTGATGCGGGCCGTCGGCGCCGAGCGCCGCCAGGTGACCCGCTCCGTCCTCATTGAGGCCGCCCTGCTGGGGCTGTGCGCAGGGGCCGCGGGGTTCCTCCTCGGTATCGGCGTGGCCATGGGCATCCGGCAGCTGTTCGCGTCCACCGGATCCGGCTTCCCCGACGGGCCGTTGGTCGTCGCCCCGGGCACCGTACTGATCTCGTTCCTGGTGGGCGTCGTCGTCACCATGCTCGCCGCCTATCTGCCCGCCCGCCGCGCCGCCGCCGTGCCTCCCGTGGCCGCCATGTCCGCGCTCCACACACCCCCGCCGGTCCGCAGCCTCCGCAGGCGCAACGCCATCGGTGTCGCCCTGATCGTGATCGGTGTGCTCGGCGTGGTGTTCACGGCGTCCAGCGGCGAGGAGGGCCGGACCACCGTCCTCTTCCCGTCCGTCCTGCTGCTCATCGGCATCATCGTGGTGACCCCGGCGCTCTCCGGCCCGGCCATCGCCCTGGCCGGCCCCCTCCTGCGCCGCTTCGGTGTCCCGGGCACGCTGGCCCCGCGCAACGCCCGGCGCAACCCCCGGCGCACCGCCTCCACCGCCTCGGCCCTGATGATCGGGCTGTCCCTGGTCACCGGTCTCACGGTGGTCGCGGTGTCCGCCACGACATCGCTGCGCCAGCGGGCGGAGAACACCGTCACGGCCGACTTCGAGATCTCGTCGAGGAGCAGCGGTCACCTGCCCACGTCGGTCCATGACACCCTGGCGAAGTCCACGGCCGTGACCTCCTCGAGCCCGCGGCGCGAGAGCGCCGTCCGGATCGGCGGCGACGAGGTGAACCTGACCGGTGTGGACGCCCGGAGCATCGGCGACCTCCTCGATCCGAGCTTCGTATCGGGGTCGCTCGCGGCACTGGGCGCGGGCGGCGGCAAGAACCTGCTGATCGACACCTCCACGGCCGACATCTACGGATGGACCATGGGACAGCGGGTGCCGGTGGTCTACGGCGACGGCAGCCGGGGCACCCTGCGGATCGGCGGCATCTACCGCAGCGACGAATTCCTCCCGGCCACCATGATCCCGCTGGCCACCCTCCAGCCCCATCTGAAGAAGATCGAGGACACCTCGGTCCTGGTGCACACCAAGGACGGCGACGGCGAGACGGTACGGCGCTCCCTCCAGCGCGCCCTCGACCAGAACCCCCTCATCCGGCTGCGGAACACCGACGACCTGGCCGAGTCCGCCGGCGGCGAGTCCATCACCCTGCTCCTCAACGTCCTGTACGGGCTGCTGGCCATGGCCGTGGTGATCGCCGTCCTGGGAGTCGTCAACACCCTCGCGATGTCCGTGTTCGAGCGCACCCGTGAGATCGGGATGCTGCGCGCGGTGGGGCTCCAGCCCGAGCAGACCAAGCGGATGATCCACCTGGAGTCCGTCCTCATCTCGCTGTTCGGGGCCCTGCTGGGCATCGGCGCGGGCATCTTCCTCGGCTGGGCCGCGGGCAGGCTCGCCTCCGACAGCATCCAGGGCTACGAGATGGTCATCCCCTGGGGCCGCATCGCCGTGGCCCTCGCGGGCGCCGCACTCGTCGGCGTGGTGGCGGGACTCTGGCCCGCCCGCCGGGCGGCCCGGCTGAACGTCCTCACGGCCCTCAAGGCGGACTGA
- a CDS encoding peptide ABC transporter ATP-binding protein, whose translation MHANLPPSAPESYAAHATDLTKVYGTGDTRVVALDTVTVGFVRSQFTAIMGPSGSGKSTLMHCMAGLDSLSFGSVRLGDTEIGSLNDRQLTRLRRDRIGFVFQAFNLLPTLSAVENITLPMDIAGRKPERAWLESIIQTVGLADRLDHRPGQLSGGQQQRVAVARALAGRPDIVFADEPTGNLDSRSGAEILEFLRGSTSALGQTVVMVTHDPVAASYADRVVFLADGRIVDELRAPTAEAVLERMGRLTPAYQV comes from the coding sequence ATGCACGCGAACCTGCCCCCTTCCGCCCCCGAGAGCTACGCGGCCCACGCCACCGACCTGACGAAGGTGTACGGCACGGGGGACACCCGTGTGGTGGCCCTCGACACGGTCACGGTCGGCTTCGTCCGGAGCCAGTTCACGGCGATCATGGGTCCGTCCGGGTCGGGGAAGTCCACCTTGATGCACTGCATGGCCGGTCTCGACTCGCTGTCCTTCGGATCGGTCCGCCTCGGCGACACGGAGATCGGCTCCCTGAACGACCGTCAGCTCACCCGGCTGCGCCGCGACCGCATCGGTTTCGTCTTCCAGGCGTTCAACCTGCTGCCCACCCTGAGCGCCGTGGAGAACATCACCCTCCCCATGGACATCGCCGGCCGCAAGCCGGAGCGGGCCTGGCTGGAGAGCATCATCCAGACCGTCGGCCTGGCCGACCGGCTCGACCACCGGCCCGGCCAGCTCTCCGGCGGCCAGCAGCAGCGCGTCGCCGTCGCCCGCGCGCTGGCCGGGCGGCCCGACATCGTCTTCGCCGACGAGCCCACCGGCAACCTGGACTCCCGCAGCGGGGCCGAGATCCTCGAGTTCCTGCGCGGCTCCACGAGCGCGCTGGGTCAGACCGTCGTCATGGTCACCCACGACCCCGTCGCCGCCTCCTACGCGGACCGTGTCGTCTTCCTCGCCGACGGGCGCATCGTCGACGAACTCCGCGCGCCCACCGCCGAGGCCGTCCTGGAGCGCATGGGACGCCTGACGCCCGCGTACCAGGTCTGA
- a CDS encoding LuxR family transcriptional regulator, with translation MTIRILVADDQHLVRAGFRMVLSAESDMEVVAEAADGASALSLARETRPDVCLVDIRMPPPDGLEVTRRLAGGGHPGAPKVVVVTTFDLDEYVYTALSNGASGFLLKDAGPALLTEAVRAAVRGDAMVAPQITLRLLQHFTKARRRGAAEPAEPLTDREEEVIQGIARGLTNPEIAAELYIAPSTVKTHLGSVQAKLGLRNRVEVAAWAFRSGRAE, from the coding sequence ATGACCATACGCATCCTGGTCGCGGACGATCAGCACCTGGTGCGGGCCGGGTTCCGCATGGTGCTGTCGGCCGAGTCCGACATGGAGGTGGTGGCCGAGGCCGCCGACGGGGCCTCGGCCCTGTCGCTGGCCCGCGAGACGAGGCCGGACGTCTGCCTCGTGGACATCCGGATGCCTCCGCCCGACGGTCTGGAGGTCACCCGCCGACTGGCCGGCGGCGGTCATCCCGGAGCGCCGAAAGTGGTCGTGGTCACCACCTTCGACCTCGACGAATATGTGTACACGGCGCTGTCGAACGGAGCGTCGGGCTTCCTCCTCAAGGACGCCGGTCCTGCGCTGCTGACCGAGGCCGTCCGGGCGGCCGTCCGCGGGGACGCCATGGTCGCCCCGCAGATCACCCTCCGTCTGCTGCAGCACTTCACCAAGGCGCGGCGACGCGGCGCAGCCGAGCCGGCCGAGCCGCTGACCGACCGCGAGGAGGAGGTCATCCAGGGCATCGCCCGCGGACTGACCAACCCGGAGATCGCCGCCGAGCTGTACATCGCGCCCAGCACCGTCAAGACGCATCTGGGGTCGGTCCAGGCGAAGCTGGGCCTGCGCAACAGGGTCGAGGTCGCGGCCTGGGCCTTCCGCTCGGGGCGTGCCGAATAG
- a CDS encoding signal transduction histidine kinase produces MARVRIAVSSGRRAGYRPWPGRILISALALLSLFSVYGDVTERIVFDPTFDTEAFVGDWVPVCSGALAGGMAVLAVMRDSRWVPRAALVACAGTFVATVAYHLLPVNMVTSESSGSELMGLLVLLAVAVRRCTPRWAPVVVAALGISVFSVPLLRDSDPGDFSGSTVLALALAFVCGLVLRLYDIQQERTGQLVRQEERLALARDLHDTVAHQVTAIVVQLQAVRHVTGRGTPDPRMLNEMLEAVENAGGEALTSMRRLVGSMRGDETPRHPENLGEVLTRIVDEARATGLPIRLDLGRDLPEDVPTEVTGGLSRVLQEALTNAQRYARGARSVDVSARVAARHAELVVEDDGQGSPSGHRGSLGRLGGGFGIMGMRERIELLGGTFEAGHRPEGGWRVHASVPLHPDEASRNARARGRHAVRSGLRLREGRTA; encoded by the coding sequence GTGGCGCGGGTGCGAATAGCTGTGTCCTCCGGCCGCCGTGCCGGATACCGACCTTGGCCGGGGCGGATCCTGATCTCGGCGCTGGCGCTGTTGTCCCTCTTCTCCGTCTATGGGGACGTGACGGAGCGGATCGTCTTCGACCCGACCTTCGACACGGAGGCATTCGTCGGGGACTGGGTGCCGGTCTGCTCCGGAGCCCTGGCCGGGGGGATGGCCGTGCTGGCCGTGATGCGCGATTCCCGCTGGGTCCCGCGGGCCGCGCTGGTGGCCTGCGCCGGCACCTTCGTGGCCACGGTTGCCTACCACCTGCTGCCGGTGAACATGGTGACCAGCGAGAGCAGCGGCAGCGAACTCATGGGCCTGCTGGTCCTCCTCGCCGTGGCGGTGCGCCGCTGCACGCCCAGGTGGGCACCGGTGGTCGTGGCGGCCCTGGGCATCAGCGTGTTCTCCGTCCCGCTGCTGCGGGACTCGGATCCCGGCGACTTCTCCGGCAGCACCGTGCTGGCCCTGGCCCTGGCCTTCGTCTGCGGCCTGGTACTGCGCCTCTACGACATCCAGCAGGAACGCACCGGACAGCTCGTCCGGCAGGAGGAACGGCTCGCGCTCGCCCGCGACCTGCACGACACCGTGGCCCATCAGGTGACCGCGATCGTGGTGCAGCTACAGGCCGTGCGCCATGTCACCGGCCGGGGCACCCCCGACCCGCGGATGCTGAACGAGATGCTCGAGGCCGTCGAGAACGCGGGCGGCGAGGCGCTGACGTCGATGCGGCGTCTGGTCGGTTCGATGCGCGGTGACGAGACCCCGAGGCATCCCGAGAACCTCGGCGAGGTGCTGACCCGCATCGTGGACGAGGCACGGGCGACGGGGCTGCCGATCCGGCTGGACCTCGGACGGGACCTGCCGGAGGACGTCCCCACGGAGGTCACCGGCGGGCTGAGCCGCGTCCTGCAGGAAGCCCTGACCAACGCCCAGCGCTATGCGCGCGGAGCGCGGTCGGTGGACGTGTCCGCCCGGGTCGCGGCGCGCCACGCCGAACTGGTCGTCGAGGACGACGGACAAGGCTCCCCGTCCGGACACCGCGGCAGCCTCGGCCGGCTCGGCGGCGGCTTCGGCATCATGGGCATGCGGGAGCGGATCGAGCTGCTCGGCGGCACGTTCGAAGCGGGTCACCGCCCCGAAGGCGGGTGGCGTGTCCACGCCTCCGTACCGCTGCACCCCGACGAGGCGTCACGGAACGCCCGGGCACGCGGGCGGCACGCCGTACGATCCGGGTTGCGGCTACGGGAGGGCAGGACGGCATGA
- a CDS encoding lipoprotein produces MQIRKVVLAASGVVFAFALTIPAAASADSHSTVTRTADTAVSTHKSAASRSSAESAENYWTPQRMRRAVEADTPADAKASRKAAIDAAAKPSQLAKPQKATTSKKARGVRIATSIVQGKVFFHNPTNGGDYACSAAAVNNPTKNMVFTAGHCVHGGAGGTWATNWVFVPAYYNGSRPYGTWSAKTLTSFNGWINSSDLNYDIGVANVWDNGSSKLVNTVGGMGLGYNYGYANTVTVWGYPAAFGYDGEVPYVCQNIGTWQDGSRVQNGCTMVEGASGGPWLRDYNETTGLGTEIGVTSTRTDPPAYIDSPYFDNKIQTIYNNTANG; encoded by the coding sequence GTGCAGATACGCAAGGTCGTTTTAGCGGCGAGCGGAGTGGTTTTCGCGTTCGCCCTGACGATTCCGGCGGCCGCGTCCGCCGACTCGCACAGCACCGTCACACGTACCGCGGACACCGCGGTATCCACACACAAGAGTGCGGCGTCCCGCTCATCCGCTGAGTCCGCCGAGAATTACTGGACTCCACAGCGCATGCGCAGAGCCGTCGAGGCCGACACGCCCGCCGACGCCAAGGCGTCCCGGAAGGCGGCCATCGACGCGGCGGCCAAACCCTCTCAGCTCGCGAAACCGCAGAAGGCGACCACTTCGAAGAAGGCCCGCGGGGTCCGGATCGCGACCTCGATCGTGCAGGGGAAGGTCTTCTTCCACAACCCGACCAACGGCGGCGACTACGCCTGCTCCGCCGCGGCGGTCAACAATCCGACGAAGAACATGGTGTTCACCGCCGGGCACTGCGTCCACGGTGGCGCCGGCGGCACCTGGGCGACCAACTGGGTGTTCGTTCCCGCCTACTACAACGGCTCACGGCCGTACGGAACCTGGTCCGCCAAGACGCTCACCTCGTTCAACGGCTGGATCAATAGCAGTGACCTGAACTACGACATCGGCGTGGCCAACGTCTGGGACAACGGCTCCAGCAAGCTGGTCAACACCGTCGGCGGCATGGGGCTCGGCTACAACTACGGGTACGCCAACACCGTGACCGTCTGGGGCTACCCGGCCGCCTTCGGCTATGACGGCGAGGTGCCCTACGTGTGCCAGAACATCGGCACGTGGCAGGACGGCTCCCGGGTGCAGAACGGGTGCACCATGGTCGAGGGCGCCAGCGGCGGCCCCTGGCTGCGGGACTACAACGAGACCACGGGCCTGGGGACCGAGATCGGGGTCACCAGCACCCGGACCGATCCGCCCGCCTACATCGACAGCCCCTACTTCGACAACAAGATCCAAACGATCTACAACAACACCGCCAACGGCTGA
- a CDS encoding cytochrome P450 — MTNPQDDQDTQAPHPTPEAPPPGCPAHAARLYGPDFRRRPTETYQRIRHDSGQVAPVLLEGDIDAWFVLGYRETRQVLSDVETFGRDPRRWNGWDSVPPDWPLMPWVAYSPMMPFTEGEEHRQRATAASEALATVDPFVLRGHCERFADQLIDKFAVSGKADLVYDYIYSVPTLAAAELFGLADDEGGLEALAGGLTVSFLSNEEAIAGQQQVAAYVADLVKAKREAPGPDLTSQFILNTPDLAEEQQTADLMVLMAAALPLTSYWIGNTLRLMLTDERFAMTLSGNRRSIGEAMNEVLWADSPLQNLIGRYATRDTALGGRRIRTGDLVVLGLAAANADPLLWPDTPVGHGGNHSHVSFSGGDYGCPVGGPETARIIAETAIEVLLDRVPDLTLAVAPEELKWVDSFWYRCLESLPVTFSPTAVTAG; from the coding sequence GTGACGAACCCCCAGGACGACCAGGACACGCAGGCCCCGCACCCCACACCGGAGGCACCACCCCCGGGCTGCCCCGCCCACGCCGCACGACTGTACGGGCCGGATTTCCGGCGCCGGCCGACCGAGACCTACCAGCGGATACGGCACGACAGCGGACAGGTCGCCCCCGTCCTGCTCGAAGGCGACATCGACGCCTGGTTCGTCCTCGGCTACCGCGAGACGCGCCAGGTGCTGTCCGACGTCGAGACCTTCGGCCGGGACCCGCGCCGCTGGAACGGCTGGGACAGCGTGCCGCCGGACTGGCCGCTCATGCCGTGGGTGGCGTACAGCCCGATGATGCCCTTCACGGAGGGCGAGGAGCACCGGCAGCGTGCGACGGCCGCCAGCGAGGCCCTCGCCACGGTCGACCCCTTCGTGCTGCGCGGGCACTGCGAGCGCTTCGCCGACCAGCTCATCGACAAGTTCGCCGTGAGCGGCAAGGCGGATCTGGTGTACGACTACATCTACTCGGTGCCCACTCTCGCCGCGGCCGAGCTGTTCGGCCTGGCCGACGACGAGGGCGGGCTGGAGGCCCTGGCGGGAGGGCTGACCGTCTCGTTCCTCTCCAACGAGGAAGCCATCGCCGGCCAGCAGCAGGTCGCCGCGTACGTGGCGGATCTGGTGAAAGCCAAGCGCGAGGCGCCGGGCCCCGACCTCACCTCGCAGTTCATCCTGAACACCCCGGACCTGGCCGAGGAGCAGCAGACCGCCGACCTGATGGTGCTGATGGCCGCCGCGCTGCCGCTCACCTCGTACTGGATCGGCAACACCCTGCGGCTGATGCTCACCGACGAGCGCTTCGCCATGACCCTCTCGGGCAACCGCCGCAGCATCGGCGAGGCCATGAACGAGGTGCTGTGGGCGGACTCCCCGCTGCAGAACCTCATCGGGCGGTACGCCACCCGGGACACCGCCCTCGGAGGCCGGCGCATCCGCACCGGCGACCTCGTCGTCCTCGGCCTGGCCGCCGCCAACGCCGATCCGCTGCTGTGGCCCGACACCCCCGTCGGCCACGGCGGGAACCACTCGCACGTCAGCTTCAGCGGCGGTGACTACGGCTGCCCGGTGGGCGGCCCCGAGACGGCCAGGATCATCGCGGAGACGGCGATCGAGGTGCTGCTGGACCGCGTTCCGGACCTGACACTGGCGGTCGCGCCCGAGGAGCTGAAGTGGGTGGACTCCTTCTGGTACCGCTGCCTGGAATCGCTGCCCGTCACGTTCAGCCCCACGGCGGTCACCGCGGGCTAG
- a CDS encoding 4-oxalocrotonate tautomerase, with product MPFANFKVPAGSLDEKQKQEIVTRTTELYVDIYGERARANTLVVVEEVTDGGWGIGGNVLTLAMLQQPPGH from the coding sequence ATGCCCTTCGCGAACTTCAAGGTCCCCGCCGGATCCCTCGACGAGAAGCAGAAGCAGGAGATCGTCACCCGCACCACCGAGCTGTACGTCGACATCTACGGCGAGCGCGCCCGCGCCAACACCCTCGTCGTGGTCGAGGAGGTCACCGACGGCGGTTGGGGCATCGGCGGCAACGTCCTGACCCTCGCCATGCTCCAGCAGCCGCCAGGCCACTGA
- a CDS encoding 3-ketoacyl-ACP reductase yields the protein MSPQATAPPHPTDRPRVAIVTGGSRGIGQEAVKRLAADGYAVVVGYAGHREPAVAAAHDIAAAGGRAVAAKADVADEQQVAALFDTAESEYGGVDVVVHAAGRLYLAPIAELDLAELDALHRTNIRGTFVVAQQAARRIRGGGALITFSTSIVGLALPAYGAYSASKGATEALTMILARELRGRDVTVNTVAPGPTATDLFLEGKDEETIARMAAQPPLERLGTPTDIAEVVAFLASPAGHWVNGQVIRANGGIV from the coding sequence ATGTCACCCCAGGCAACCGCGCCCCCGCACCCCACCGACCGGCCCCGCGTCGCCATCGTCACCGGCGGCTCCCGTGGTATCGGCCAGGAGGCGGTGAAGCGGCTGGCCGCCGACGGGTACGCCGTCGTGGTCGGATACGCGGGCCACCGGGAGCCGGCCGTAGCCGCCGCCCATGACATCGCCGCCGCCGGTGGCCGGGCCGTCGCCGCCAAGGCCGACGTGGCCGACGAGCAGCAGGTGGCCGCGCTCTTCGACACCGCGGAGTCCGAGTACGGCGGGGTCGACGTCGTCGTCCACGCGGCCGGCCGGCTGTACCTGGCCCCCATCGCCGAGCTGGACCTGGCGGAGCTGGACGCGCTGCACCGCACCAACATCCGCGGAACCTTCGTCGTCGCCCAGCAGGCCGCCCGCAGGATCCGCGGCGGCGGGGCGCTCATCACCTTCTCCACGTCCATCGTGGGCCTGGCCCTCCCCGCCTACGGCGCCTACAGCGCCAGCAAGGGAGCGACCGAGGCGCTCACGATGATCCTGGCGCGCGAGCTGCGCGGCCGGGACGTCACCGTCAACACCGTCGCCCCCGGCCCCACCGCCACCGATCTGTTCCTCGAGGGCAAGGACGAGGAGACCATCGCCCGGATGGCGGCCCAGCCCCCGCTGGAGCGCCTCGGCACCCCCACCGACATCGCCGAGGTCGTCGCCTTCCTCGCCTCCCCGGCCGGCCACTGGGTCAACGGCCAGGTCATCCGCGCCAACGGCGGCATCGTCTGA
- a CDS encoding XRE family transcriptional regulator, with amino-acid sequence MNHSEFAAFLKSRRDRIRPADVGLPTGPRRRVPGLRREEVAQLAGLSADYYTELERGRGAQPSAQALTALARALRLNGDERDHLFHLADRPVPPVTHGPAAQVQPALLGLLDRLATTPAQVITDLHQTLVQNELAAALVGRPPAVRGPAASLVHRWFTDPDARALYPPEDHPHHSRVFVADLQAVAARRGGDTEVRRMVAALRRHSEEFATLWDTHDVALRRTDHKRIVHPALGVIELDCHSLFSEDGRQRLLWFSAPPGAEGAAQLELLSVIGTQDMTADENSPSP; translated from the coding sequence GTGAACCACTCCGAATTCGCCGCGTTCCTGAAGTCCCGGCGCGACCGCATCCGCCCGGCCGACGTGGGCCTGCCCACCGGTCCGCGGCGCCGGGTGCCCGGGCTGCGGCGCGAGGAGGTCGCCCAGCTGGCCGGGCTGTCCGCGGACTACTACACCGAGCTGGAGCGCGGACGCGGCGCTCAGCCCTCGGCCCAGGCGCTGACCGCCCTCGCCCGGGCGCTGCGGCTGAACGGCGACGAGCGCGACCATCTGTTCCACCTCGCCGACCGCCCCGTTCCCCCGGTGACGCACGGCCCGGCCGCGCAGGTCCAGCCGGCCCTGCTCGGCCTGCTGGACCGGCTGGCCACCACCCCCGCCCAGGTCATCACCGACCTGCATCAGACCCTGGTGCAGAACGAGCTGGCCGCCGCGCTGGTCGGCCGTCCCCCTGCGGTCCGCGGGCCCGCGGCGAGCCTCGTCCACCGCTGGTTCACCGATCCGGACGCCCGTGCGCTCTACCCGCCCGAGGACCACCCCCACCACTCCCGGGTCTTCGTCGCCGACCTGCAGGCCGTCGCCGCCCGGCGTGGCGGCGACACCGAGGTACGGCGGATGGTGGCCGCGCTCCGACGCCACAGCGAGGAGTTCGCCACCCTCTGGGACACCCACGACGTCGCCCTCCGGCGGACCGACCACAAGCGCATCGTCCACCCCGCGCTGGGCGTCATCGAGCTGGACTGCCACTCCCTGTTCAGCGAGGACGGCCGCCAGCGCCTGTTGTGGTTCAGCGCCCCGCCCGGCGCCGAAGGCGCCGCCCAGCTGGAACTTCTCTCGGTCATCGGCACACAGGACATGACGGCCGACGAGAACAGCCCCTCACCGTGA
- a CDS encoding oxidoreductase, with product MNGPAPLLTLNNGVRMPALGLGVYQSPPDETIPAVTTAIENGYRLIDTAAAYGNEKEVGEGIARSGIGREDIFVITKVWMTDYGYDATLRAFDTSLTKLGLDQLDLYLLHWPAPSAFDTTVASYKAAEKLLADGRVRAIGVCNHTPAHLTDLMARTDVVPAVNQVELHPFFSQPELRAFDVRQGILTQSWSPIGGVNRYGGESPDKVRDPLKEPTITGLAEKYGKSPAQIILRWHVEHDLCAIPKSVKPHRIAENIAIFDFSLTPHEVAAIDALDTGARGGPDPDHVGPGTFS from the coding sequence ATGAATGGACCAGCCCCCCTTCTGACCCTGAACAACGGCGTGCGAATGCCCGCTCTGGGCCTCGGCGTCTACCAGAGCCCGCCCGACGAGACCATCCCCGCGGTGACGACCGCGATCGAGAACGGCTACCGCCTGATCGACACCGCGGCCGCCTACGGCAACGAGAAGGAGGTCGGTGAGGGCATCGCCCGCTCGGGCATCGGCCGCGAGGACATCTTCGTCATCACCAAGGTGTGGATGACCGACTACGGCTACGACGCCACCCTCCGTGCCTTCGACACCAGCCTCACCAAGCTGGGCCTGGACCAGCTCGACCTGTATCTGCTGCACTGGCCGGCCCCGTCCGCGTTCGACACCACGGTGGCCTCGTACAAGGCGGCCGAGAAGCTGCTCGCCGACGGCCGGGTGCGGGCCATCGGCGTGTGCAACCACACTCCCGCGCACCTGACCGATCTCATGGCGCGCACCGACGTCGTGCCCGCCGTGAACCAGGTGGAACTGCATCCGTTCTTCAGCCAGCCCGAGCTGCGCGCCTTCGACGTCCGCCAGGGCATCCTCACCCAGTCCTGGTCGCCCATCGGCGGCGTGAACCGCTACGGGGGCGAGAGCCCGGACAAGGTCAGGGACCCGCTCAAGGAACCCACCATCACCGGCCTCGCCGAGAAATACGGCAAATCCCCGGCCCAGATCATCCTCCGCTGGCACGTCGAGCACGACCTGTGCGCGATCCCGAAGTCCGTCAAACCACACCGCATCGCGGAGAACATCGCGATCTTCGACTTCTCCCTCACCCCCCACGAGGTGGCCGCCATCGACGCGCTCGACACCGGAGCGCGCGGCGGTCCCGACCCCGACCACGTCGGGCCCGGCACCTTCTCCTGA
- a CDS encoding dehydrogenase — protein sequence MTARGFAADVRDPKALTAALDAAAAALGPIEVLQYSPVPQREFMLPVLDTTADDLAGPVEFSVYGPVTAVRQVLPGMRALGRGTVLFVNGGTAVVPHPERAGTSVAFAAESAYGRLLHDTLADEGVHVAQLIIPGAIVPGQEKKDPAVLADTLWTLHQDRHGFRHFADDLES from the coding sequence GTGACGGCGCGCGGCTTCGCCGCCGACGTACGCGATCCGAAGGCCCTCACCGCCGCCCTGGACGCCGCGGCCGCGGCCCTGGGGCCGATCGAGGTTCTGCAGTACAGCCCGGTGCCGCAGCGGGAATTCATGCTGCCGGTCCTGGACACCACCGCCGATGACCTCGCGGGCCCGGTGGAGTTCTCCGTGTACGGCCCCGTCACCGCCGTACGGCAGGTGCTCCCCGGTATGCGCGCCCTGGGCCGGGGCACGGTGCTCTTCGTCAACGGAGGCACCGCCGTGGTGCCGCACCCCGAGCGCGCGGGCACCTCCGTCGCCTTCGCCGCCGAGAGCGCGTACGGCCGGCTGCTGCACGACACCCTCGCCGACGAGGGCGTCCACGTGGCGCAGCTGATCATCCCGGGCGCGATCGTTCCCGGACAGGAGAAGAAGGATCCGGCCGTGCTGGCGGACACCCTGTGGACCCTGCACCAGGATCGGCACGGCTTCCGGCACTTCGCCGACGATCTGGAGTCCTGA